The uncultured Ilyobacter sp. genome has a segment encoding these proteins:
- a CDS encoding VacJ family lipoprotein, whose protein sequence is MKIKYFIILILIVFGVSCSSVRKRPISRESQRILKMEEESRNYFKAYDPWEPFNRRMYYFNAKFDEYIFLPVVDTYRYVTPNFVEKGVHNFFSNLSEIRTFVNSSLQLKGKKTLVTFNRFAINSTFGVLGFFDLASQAGLKGYKEDFGQTLTYYGVRPGPYLILPLLGPSTLRDASGIGVDTVVQSYADPLRLGDASRNDTEFLVTNSVDSRSNVDFRYYSTGTPFEYEYLRFLYIKIREIQGQN, encoded by the coding sequence ATGAAAATTAAATATTTTATAATTCTCATTTTAATAGTATTTGGAGTATCGTGCAGTTCAGTAAGGAAGAGGCCAATTTCTAGAGAAAGTCAAAGAATTCTGAAGATGGAAGAAGAAAGTAGAAACTACTTTAAAGCCTATGATCCCTGGGAACCCTTTAACAGAAGGATGTATTATTTTAATGCAAAATTTGATGAATATATATTTCTTCCTGTTGTGGACACCTACAGGTATGTCACACCAAACTTTGTAGAGAAGGGGGTGCATAATTTTTTTAGTAACCTCAGTGAAATTAGGACCTTTGTCAATTCATCACTTCAGCTAAAGGGGAAGAAAACTCTCGTGACCTTTAACAGATTTGCAATCAATAGTACTTTTGGAGTTTTGGGTTTCTTTGATTTGGCTTCACAGGCGGGACTAAAGGGTTATAAAGAGGACTTTGGCCAGACTTTGACCTACTATGGAGTAAGGCCGGGACCTTACCTGATTCTGCCTCTTCTTGGACCTAGTACCCTGAGAGACGCTAGCGGTATAGGTGTGGATACTGTAGTTCAGAGTTATGCAGACCCCTTGAGGTTGGGAGATGCCAGCAGGAACGACACAGAATTTTTAGTAACAAACTCGGTAGACAGCAGGAGCAATGTTGATTTCAGATACTATAGTACGGGAACTCCCTTTGAATATGAATATTTGAGATTTCTCTATATTAAAATCCGTGAAATACAGGGTCAAAATTGA